The genomic interval CATGCGAGCCTTGACGCGCCCGGCGGTATGGCCTAATAACTGGCTGCctctgccgccggccgcggcgagggaTGGCATTGGCGtggcgcgcgcggtggcgggCTGACCGCCCATCGGCTGCGACGCGGACGCCGCACCGGTTCTGCGTTTGGTTCCGAGCTCGCCCCGGGGATCGGGACCTCCCTCCCACCCCACACGTTGtccccactgacatgtgggcccgaggTCCGTGGGGTCCACGTGTGAGTGACCAGCACAAAGTCGGGCCCGCGCGTCAGTGCGAGGTAGCAGCAACGTGCGGCCGCCACGCGGAGAGCCGGGGGATCTGACCCGAGGTGTCAGAGACAGTTATACGGGCAGTTGGTCGCCTCGTGTCGTCTACTACCTCGTCGCCCCCTTTTTATTCCTCCTCGGGAGAGCACAACCGCCGCTTGCCGACTCCGTCCTCCTCTCGTCTCCTCTCGACCTCTCCTCTGCTCCGAGCATCCGACTCCGCGCGGCCGAAAGGTATACTAatcgtctccctcctcccctccccaccccaCCACCTGTTCGATGGAATGCCGCAGCCAAAACAGCTGCCTCCCTGTATCGATTTTCGCTGCACGAATTTGATGCCGGGTTTCTCCTCCTGTGGCCGAGAAAGAAGTGTTCTTGTTCAATTGAGGGATTATTAGGCTGTTTCTTGATGGTTCTGTTGGTGCGCCCTGGTTCTTGTTCTCGGACCAAAGGGCGGAAAACCACGCGGATTGGGTAAATGGAAGTTCTTAGAGAAGGCTGTGGATAGATTATTTTAAGTTCTCTTGCGTCTTGCTTTcgtaatttttcttttctgggATAATCCTTCGGTTAAGAAATTCTTTCCTCAACAAGGAGGTGTAACTTAgtcctttgcttttttttcgGTTTCTTGTTTCGCGTACTAGGATTGCTTTCCTTCTTGGTAACCTCAAGGTACTATGTCAATCAACGCCTTCACTTAGTTTGGAGACCAAAGACCTCCGACAAGGACAATTTTGCTGGAGAATTTTTTTCTCATGGAAATTTTCGTGCAAGTGACTGTATGAGACATTAAATATCGTTTCTGTGCCAAATAACTAACAGAAGTTGGTTTAAGAGCCCCTCTACAAATGTTGGGCGTTGTAGATTTAGGAGTTGTATTCTGACCAAAATGCTCATCCCTCCCAAGAATTGCCGTTTCTTGGCTTGTTAGGTCTCTCCTTTCCTAGTAGCCATTAAGTCAAGAAATGAAGAAACCCATATAGGATGGTGTCTTCTTCCATGAATTAGGCAGTACATTTCTCACAGCCTCTCCCTAAGGAATTGAGGCATGGGAAATGGGAAAGTTGGTAGCTTTTGGCCTTTTAGGTGTCCACGTACCTGGCCATGAAGAGCTTCATAAGAATTATTAGTTGCGTTTTTAGTTGATGGGCCCTACAAAGCTTTGCTGGAAAGCTAAGAAACATTCATAAAGTcaatttcttttcttctaatgCTTTCGCTTGTTCAGTTAAGGTCTCTCTGTGATGTGCATTGGAAGATATGTGATTGGACTTCTCTAGTTGGATATGCTGCTGTTGCAGGCGACTGTTCGGAAGGACATGTGTGGGATTTCTAATTGAATATGGAGTACATCACCAAAAAGAACAAACTTTGCTTCAGGCCTCCTTGTGATTTGGGTTCTACGTGTCCTTTTGGTGTTTGTCTTGTTGCGTTCTTCTTCAGACATGTGGCGAAATCTAGATTGCAAATGTTCTTGTCTTGGGACTCTAGAATTCTGGTCTAGAGTATATCTCTGTACGGTGTCCTTTCGTGGTTCTGATGCTTTGTCAAAgactattttgtttcttttcctttttcctttagagTGGTCAAACTGTGTTGTGAAGCAGTAGATTACATGTTTCTCGGCCTCTTTTAACATATGTGATTTATTATTCGCTAACTTTTTTCAAAACAATAAATATCTGTATGGTTTCCTTTCGTAGTTCTGATGCTTTGTGAGTGGTCAAACTGTGTTGTTAAGCAgtattacatgtttttttttcccttttttaacaTATGTGATTTATTATTCGGTAccttttttcagaaaaaagaagaagaagaagaataagcTGGCTTGAAGATATGGCATCTCTTACTCCAGGGGTACTGTTAAAAgtactaaaaaatataaattctgATGTGAAAGTATGTGGAGAATATCGGTCCATTCTTCTCCAAGTTATAAGCATAGTTCCTGCAATCACTGGTTCAGAACTTTGGCCAGACCATGGTTTCTTTATAAAAGTTTCAGACTCGTCGCACTCAACGTATGTTTCTTTATCGAAGGAGGATAATGAACTCATCTTATCAAACAAACTTCAACTTGGACAGTTCATATATGTTGAAAAGGTCCAATCTAGTATCCCTGTCCCAGTTCTTGTTGGGGTTCGACCTGTTCCAGGAAGGAACCCTTGCATTGGAAATCCAAAGGATTTGATGCAGATGTCAACTCCCACTGGGATTTCAGAAGCATTGGCTCATCAACGGAAGGCTACAAAGTCAGCTGAACTGtctgaaagtgaaaaggagaaCTCTCAGAGGAAGGTAGTCATCAAAGAGCAGAAGGCAGTTGTAGCTTCACGTTACATGCTTGGGATATCTAGCAACAATAGCAAAATTACCAATCTAAACTCCAGCATAGATAGTGACAAAAGtaatggaggaagtagcataTGTTCTGCAAATCAGAAGTCAGCTCCGACAAAATTCAAACAAGAATCAAAACCTCAGGTACGTTTAAGTGCGTAGGTTTAATTTACATTTGAACTAAGATGCTACTATCAGCCAAAACATGGCCTTTACTATATATTGTCTTTGACAATCCCCGTGCATTTCCATAGTGATGAATCATTCCATTTACTATGGGTCTTTGAGATGAGCAAAATTGTACTAATGGTATTTGAATGACATCTGCTATATTCGAGTTCTTTTATTCTAAAATGAACAAAGATAGGAAGCACAAAAGCATCTCTAGGATGGTTACTGATTTCATTTGCTGCTAATATTGCAGGAACGGCCAAATACTCCATCTCGCAGTCCTGCTAAGATAGTTTCTGCAAAACAAGAAATTAACAAGGACACACGCAAGACTAGCGCTTCTTCACCCAGTCAGAATGGCTCAGCTGTAGTGAAGAAGCAAATGTCAAAGGACAGCAAAAAGGAGTCTGCATCTGAAAAAAACTCACCACCAAAGCTTTATAAGACTTcaccaccaacaccaacaccaacaccaccaccgcctGCAATGACTTCACCACCAAAGCTCAATTTGGCAGCAAAGCCTAATGGTACTTCCGGTACAGTTACTTCTACGCCGACTGTTAAACGAAGAGTTACTGAAACTGTCTCCTGGGACTCTCTTCCAACAAGTCTAATCAAGTCAGTAAAGGTATATTAACCCATTATATTTTTTAGGCCATCTTCGTTTAAAAAATCGAGCATAAATCATGACTTGATTATATACCGTCTACATGACTGTATTACATGGGCATGCATGAAGCCATGAACTGCAAACTATTATTTGAACCATTCCATGTAAATACGAAAAGAGGCTTCACGAAGTTCTAATCCATGCTGCATACATTTCTTTTGTGTGAATAGGTTGTTGCAAGGAGGAAGACTATTGCTCTTGTAGTAGCAGCTGAGGCTCAAAGGGAGGCTACTGCAGCGGCCTCACTTCTTAAAGGCCTTGGGTAAGTAGTTCTATGCTGAATTCCTGTTAGCTCAGGTGTTTCTTTTACAGCTATTCCAGCTGGTGTAGTTGGTGTCCCCCTGTTCCCTTTTTGTGCAAATCCTTTCCAAAGTGTCAAACACCTTTTACTTGAAACTATATACTGTACTCTTGCTACTGAACGTAAGAACTAATGTCTGTGTCTGTTTTTCAGAATATTCGCTGAGATCAGAAAGTCCGCTGAGGAGGATCCACATGCTGCAATTACCAAGTTTTTTCAGCTAAACCGGCTTATCATTCAGCAAAGTGTTTTTTGGAAAGATTACTCATCAGAGCCTGTCAAAGAATCTCGGCCAGAGAAGGAAAAGCCATCAAGGAAAGCCTCTGCATCTCAGAACAAAGCTGTTGCAGGTAGTACGGCAAAGAACTCTGACGATGCTTACACAAGTGAAAAGATTGACTGGGCCAGAGAGGATGGTTTCAAGGAGATCTCCAGATCATGGATTATTCTAAAGAAAGAATCACAGTCATGGTTTCTCAGTTTCTTGGAAGATGCTCTTGAAGCTGGATTCAAGTTCGAGGGCCAAAACAAGAACACCAGAGAACGAGTAAGAGGGCACTCCAAGGGCGGAGACGGGCAAATCGCGGTTCGGTTGTCGCAACTGAAGGAGACGAGTAACTGGCTCGACCAGTTGCATAGTGAGGTTGATAAATCTCAAGATGCTTTGGTTGAAACCATTGAGCAGCTGAAGCAGAAGGTGTACACCTGCTTACTTGGGACTGTCGAGACTGCGGCATCAGCACTTGAAGCCAGGTAGATGCTGTCACAGGGGCTCAGGGCTGGTTGTGTTTATTTTTTGGCTTGGAACCAGCTGAAGGGAGTACTCTGCTGTAACAGAACTGCAACACACAATATGATCGATCCTGATGCCAAGGAGAGTGAAGGAATCGATCATCTAAGTTATTTATTCCACTTGTACAAGATGACGTAGGGAGTGATTGAGGTGTAAATAGccgctgtgtgtgtgtgtgtccatTTTAAGTTATGCATTAATTTATTCATTTTGGGCAGTGGTCATGTTGCTGTTGCGTGTTGGCAAATCTCCGATACTCTTCATGTTTGCTCAATACGAAGTACAAATCTGAAAGCTTTGCAATTTTCACCTTGCATCAAAATGGATAAACTGTGTGTGTTGGTATCAAGTCATGCTGGGTTTGCAGAACATATCAGCCTCCCTTTTGCTGTCAGCGTCACTTGATCCGTATTATGTTGTATGCAAGTTTGTCAGAACGGGTGACATATTTGAGAGGAGTATCCGTGCTCATGGTCAATAACAGTATAACATAACGACAGTTTAGCAAGAGTGCAGAAACTTAACAGAGGTAATTAGGTGGAGGCTGTTCTTTGGTCCTGCGTGACATCCAGACCTTTTTTGTCGATGAAGCTTTCGGCTGGACGGACCACCGCGTGAGCTTGCAAGGCACAGAGATGGTGGGCTCGGATCGGATGGATGCAGCAGTGACATCCTGATGTGTGTGCAGCTGGAAAGCTCCGGGGGGGAAGCTGCTTTCGAGCTGTGAAAGCTAAGCCAGTGGCCGCTGCGCGTGTATCTCGCCGAGGAATGCACGCACGAAAGCGATCGAGACCCGGGCCGCACGACGCGGCGACGGCAGAACAAATATGGGCCTCCGAGCTGGAGAGGCCGGCCCATCAGCATGGAGGCCAGGTACGGCCTGGTCCACTTTGGCTTAGAATTCAGCCCGAAAGGCGGGGCTCGGAGAGACAAGGGCCTGGCCCAGCTGGCCGGTGTGCGTGCACGTGCAGTAACAAaagcggaaaaaaaaaggaggataCGGTCACATGGCCAACCGCGTGCCTGAATCTCCTATATGCAACAATATCGTGACACATAGGAAGGATGGGGCCAATTAAACTTGGACAGACTCGACGGTGTACCGTACCATGTTGACGACTTGTTCAAttcaccgatcgatcgatctgcggGCGGCGCGCTCGCGAAGACCCATGCACGCACCGGCCAGGAAGATggacagctagctagctcgatcgatcgatcggcggaTTACTGTACGAGAGATATTAGAcagccgcgcgcgcgcatgcgccACCGATACGGTGCATGCGCGTTTTCATGCAGGCACAGCTAGCGCGATTCCGGACTTCACTTGTCGGTGCGGTGCTGCATATGCATGcgccgtacgtacgtacgctcGCCAGATCAGAGCTAGTGGTCGACCGCAGTATACAAGCACagacaggggcggatccaacgtggatACCCCCTAAgcccccttcaattttttcatcatagttgatAAGATAGGAGATGCTAAAGGTCTTATAGTAGCATTTTAGCATAGTTTAACACTGAGATTATATGTTTATATCAGTGTCTCAGTATGTTGAGTCTCCGAACTTTTtatttctggatccgccacagAGAGATGCATGGCATGCGTACGTCAGGGCCCGCGCGCCCGGGTCAGCTGCTGGATGCATTCTGCCGCGCGCGGCCGTTGAACACCGGCCATATATGCCAAACGTCAAGTTTTCCATTTTCTATACTACCTTAATTTGGCCAGGCCACGTACTAGCTGTATTTATCGTGCATATGATTAGGGGTGTCAATTTCCCGGTGAGGGGCGTATATGTTACTGTTCAGTTACtacactaatatatatatacgtacatatactATGTGTACATATGGGtaatatatattaatctatactccctctgtcttaaAATTTAAGCATTTTTTATCTCGACACGGTCCttgagatgctactttgaccaacaatatctataaaagtaagatgtcgttttaaataaaaagagttacatattatgatagtttgtttaataataaatccaataacatcaattttacatgattgatcttttttattttttctattaacagccaaagtttaaaatgtttaacttgacactatgctaaaaatgcttatattttaggacggaggaagtatatacttTGAATACGTACATGCATGTACTGGTAGCTGTCAGAGAGAATTGCTAGATTTCAGTCACCTCAAAAGAAATTTTTAGTCATTTAAAAGAAGGGGGTATTTAattttttgtcatttttaaGATGTGGTAATTAATAATTTGCCACCCGTaatctatgacatgtgggccctcgtATGTCTATGGCATACGGGCTTAGTGATAAATTTTTAATTGTCACTTGTAAGAGTggaaaatagttaattattcctcTAAAGATATTGCACACTCTGCCTAAATTTGCAGTGATGTGCAACAAACGATTTTGTTTTTTACTGCAGTTTGATGTTATGTAtggtttttctttattttttttctatgttggAGTCTTTCTCATTTAATTTTGTAAATCTTTATGTGTTATAGGTTtacttcattttattttatatatatatatatatataaaataatattgtACGATTATTGGGCACTGGTAATTAATACTAATTAAGTAATATGGAAGTGATGAGAATAGTTTATCATCCGAAGAATACGAAAAGTAGTGACTGAAAATTTTAGGCACCTGAAATCTAGACAGACACTCTCGTATTACGATATTAATCCTGGTCCTATATATATCGCTTATATACCATTCATAAtcagtactccttccgtttttcgttttaggttataatatgttttgactttggccaaattcaaactgctttaaatttgaccaagtttatagaaaaaaataatattttcgactaagataaatttattataaaaatatatttaattattaatttaataaaactaatttggtataaaattactatattaatatttgtctataaacttagtcaaactttaaacaatttgactttgaccaaagttaaaacttcttataacttgaaatggagagggttattttttttttagtgttgAGCATGTAGTATGATCATCGACCTCTCACCGTGTATGACTAAATTGACTACACATGCATTGATACGTATGTATCGTGCATATATGCTCCATACTCGTCTGAGTCGTTTGATCATGTAGTTATTGACATGGTCTGGTCTGGTTACGTCTACTGGTCTGCTGGTTTAGTAAAGTCCCAGATTAAGTCGATCCTACATTTCATACCGGCCGGTCCACAAGTCAAGCACATGGCTAACCGTGCATACATACCACTTCCATCATGTAGTATGCAACAATCATGGAGTATAATATTTCATCCCAAACTATGCAAGTGTATGTTAATTAGTATATATTAACCACCAAAAGCAATCATTAATTTAGAATTAATTAGTTTCGGAAGACCTAGCTATGATCTCTAGCCACAAGCCCCACAAGGCAATGAACGGACACTGGACTTAATTAGCACCCAAATTAAATAATATTGTCATCGTCTTGGTCAAGCCATCCTAACGCTGCTGATACAGCTTGACCACCTCAAAGGCTCAAAACCTTGTGCGCTTGCAAGAGCAATCTAGCTAGCTGTTTTCAGTATTAGTCTCTTGACAGAAAGGGAacacctaattaattattttatcactGCCATGGAAGGTCTTTTAAGCTAGCTATTAGCTGCTACTTGCAAACTTCTACATATTACTGTCTAGTTCGATCTCT from Oryza glaberrima chromosome 3, OglaRS2, whole genome shotgun sequence carries:
- the LOC127765049 gene encoding uncharacterized protein LOC127765049, with protein sequence MASLTPGVLLKVLKNINSDVKVCGEYRSILLQVISIVPAITGSELWPDHGFFIKVSDSSHSTYVSLSKEDNELILSNKLQLGQFIYVEKVQSSIPVPVLVGVRPVPGRNPCIGNPKDLMQMSTPTGISEALAHQRKATKSAELSESEKENSQRKVVIKEQKAVVASRYMLGISSNNSKITNLNSSIDSDKSNGGSSICSANQKSAPTKFKQESKPQERPNTPSRSPAKIVSAKQEINKDTRKTSASSPSQNGSAVVKKQMSKDSKKESASEKNSPPKLYKTSPPTPTPTPPPPAMTSPPKLNLAAKPNGTSGTVTSTPTVKRRVTETVSWDSLPTSLIKSVKVVARRKTIALVVAAEAQREATAAASLLKGLGIFAEIRKSAEEDPHAAITKFFQLNRLIIQQSVFWKDYSSEPVKESRPEKEKPSRKASASQNKAVAGSTAKNSDDAYTSEKIDWAREDGFKEISRSWIILKKESQSWFLSFLEDALEAGFKFEGQNKNTRERVRGHSKGGDGQIAVRLSQLKETSNWLDQLHSEVDKSQDALVETIEQLKQKVYTCLLGTVETAASALEAR